Proteins from one Aspergillus nidulans FGSC A4 chromosome VIII genomic window:
- the niiA gene encoding nitrite reductase niiA (transcript_id=CADANIAT00001642) — MPLLDGPRNGETVTASAHNGIPIIDGVDPSTLRGDIDQDPNRRQKIVVVGLGMVAVAFIEKLVKLDSERRKYDIVVIGEEPHIAYNRVGLSSYFEHRKIEDLYLNPKEWYGSFKDRSFDYYLNTRVTDVFPQHKTVKTSTGDIVSYDILVLATGSDAVLPTSTPGHDAKGIFVYRTISDLERLMEFAANHKGQTGVTVGGGLLGLEAAKAMTDLEDFGSVKLIDRNKWVLARQLDGDAGSLVTKKIRDLGLEVLHEKRVAKIHTDDDNNVTGILFEDGQELDCCCICFAIGIRPRDELGGSTGIQCAKRGGFVIDESLRTSVNDIYAIGECASWENQTFGIIAPGIEMADVLSFNLTNPDKEPKRFNRPDLSTKLKLLGVDVASFGDFFADRDGPKFLPGQRPSAESIGAADPNREEEPQVKALTYRDPFGGVYKKYLFTMDGKYLLGGMMIGDTKDYVKLNQMVKSQKPLEVPPSEFILGAQSGGEENADDLDDSTQICSCHNVTKGDVVESVKSGTCKTIADVKSCTKAGTGCGGCMPLVQSIFNKTMLDMGQEVSNNLCVHIPYSRADLYNVIAIRQLRTFDDVMKSAGKCPDSLGCEICKPAIASILSSLFNPHLMDKEYHELQETNDRFLANIQRNGTFSVVPRVPGGEITADKLIAIGQVAKKYNLYCKITGGQRIDMFGARKQDLLDIWTELVDAGMESGHAYAKSLRTVKSCVGTTWCRFGVGDSVGMAIRLEQRYKSIRAPHKFKGAVSGCVRECAEAQNKDFGLIATEKGFNIFVGGNGGAKPRHSELLAKDVPPEEVIPILDRYVIFYIRTADKLQRTARWLESLPGGIEYLKDVVLNDKLGIAAEMERQMQELVDSYFCEWTETVRNPKRRKYFQQFANTDETVENVEIVKEREQVRPTYWPKDGANEDFKGHQWSSLSWQPVIKADYFSDGPPAISSANIKRGDTQLAIFKVKGKYYATQQMCPHKRTFVLSDGLIGDDDNGKYWVSCPYHKRNFELNGEQAGRCQNDEAMNIATFPVEEREDGWIYMKLPPVEELDSVLGTEKWKVKKGEAVDPFEAYDKKYSGMKGKRAGAKGIEGSKPTRSPSNTIDW; from the exons ATGCCGTTGCTGGACGGTCCCCGGAACGGTGAGACTGTCACTGCCAGTGCTCATAATGGCATCCCTATTATTGACGGAGTCGACCCTTCCACACTTCGAGGCGACATTGACCAAGACCCCAACAGGCGGCAGAAGATCGTCGTCGTGGGGTTGGGCATGGTTGCCGTTGCATTCAT TGAGAAACTCGTCAAGCTAGATTCAGAGAGACGCAAGTACGATATCGTCGTGATTGGAGAAGAGCCGCATATTGCCTACAACCGTGTAGGTCTGTCGTCGTACTTCGAGCACCGCAAGATCGAAGATCTATATCTGAACCCGAAAGAATGG TACGGCTCATTCAAGGACCGATCGTTCGACTACTACCTCAATACCCGAGTGACCGATGTTTTTCCTCAACACAAAACCGTCAAGACCTCAACCGGTGACATTGTTTCGTACGATATCCTTGTTCTCGCTACTGGGTCAGACGCCGTGCTTCCTACTAGCACGCCTGGTCATGATGCCAAGGGGATCTTTGTTTATCGTACCATTTCCGACCTTGAACGGCTCATGGAGTTTGCGGCCAATCACAAGGGCCAAACCGGTGTCACAGTGGGAGGCGGTTTACTCGGCCTTGAAgctgccaaggccatgaCAGATCTCGAAGACTTTGGCAGTGTCAAATTAATAGACCGCAACAAATGGGTGCTGGCCAGACAGctggatggcgatgccgGTTCCCTTGTGACTAAGAAGATCAGAGACCTCGGTTTGGAGGTGCTCCACGAGAAACGGGTGGCTAAGATTCATACTGATGACGACAACAATGTGACTGGTAttctcttcgaggacggcCAGGAGCTTGATTGTTGCTGTATCTGTTTTGCT ATTGGCATTCGACCGCGAGACGAGCTGGGAGGAAGCACCGGTATTCAATGCGCAAAGCGTGGCGGCTTCGTCATTGACGAAAGCTTGCGAACATCGGTTAATGACATTTACGCTATTGGCGAGTGTGCTAGCTGGGAAAACCAGACTTTTGGTATCATTGCTCCTGGTATTGAGATGGCCGATGTGCTATCATTTAACTTGACAAACCCGGACAAGGAACCGAAGAGATTCAACAGGCCGGACCTAAGCACCAAACTCAAGCTGTTAGGAGTCGATGTTGCCAGTTTTGGTGACTTTTTCGCCGACAGAGATGGACCGAAATTCCTTCCAGGGCAACGACCGTCTGCCGAATCTATTGGAGCTGCAGACCCTAACCGTGAAGAAGAACCTCAGGTCAAGGCCCTCACGTATAGAGATCCTTTTGGCGGAGTCTACAAGAAGTACCTGTTTACCATGGATGGAAAATACCTTCTTGGCGGTATGATGATTGGCGATACCAAGGATTATGTCAAGCTGAACCAGATGGTGAAGTCACAGAAGCCTCTGGAAGTACCACCCAGTGAATTCATCTTGGGTGCCCAGAgcggtggagaagaaaatgcaGACGATCT TGATGACAGCACTCAGATTTGCTCGTGTCACAATGTAACCAAGGGCGACGTGGTAGAGAGCGTCAAGAGCGGCACTTGCAAGACGATAGCAGACGTTAAGTCATGCACCAAGGCAGGAACGGGTTGTGGTGGCTGTATGCCTCTAGTGCagtccatcttcaacaaAACCATGCTGGACATGGGTCAAGAAGTCTCAAACAACC TGTGTGTCCATATTCCATACTCGCGGGCGGACCTTTACAATGTCATAGCTATCCGTCAATTAAGAACCTTTGACGATGTGATGAAGTCGGCTGGAAAGTGCCCAGACTCGCTAGGATGTGAGATCTGTAAGCCGGCAATTGCGTCTATCCTCTCCAGTCTCTTCAACCCCCACCTTATGGACAAAGAATATCACGAACTTCAAGAGACCAACGATAGATTCCTCGCCAACATTCAGAGAAATGGGACTTTCTCGGTTGTccctcgagttcctggaggtgAAATCACAGCCGACAAGTTGATTGCAATTGGGCAGGTAGCCAAGAAATACAATCTTTACTGCAAGATCACAGGTGGTCAGCGTATCGATATGTTTGGTGCCAGGAAGCAGGATCTACTCGATATTTGGACTGAGCTCGTCGATGCCGGTATGGAGAGTGGCCATGCGTACGCCAAGTCACTCCGAACTGTTAAG AGTTGTGTTGGAACAACCTGGTGCCGATTCGGCGTCGGAGACAGCGTTGGAATGGCTATCCGCTTGGAGCAACGGTATAAGAGTATCCGAGCTCCACACAAGTTCAAGGGTGCTGTCTCTGGCTGTGTCCGAGAGTGTGCCGAAGCTCAAAACAAGGA CTTTGGTCTTATTGCTACCGAGAAGGGATTCAATATCTTCGTTGGTGGCAACGGAGGTGCCAAACCCCGTCATTCAGAGTTACTTGCCAAGGATGTACCACCTGAGGAGGTGATTCCGATCCTGGATCGCTACGTGATCTTCTACATCAGAACTGCAGACAAACTCCAGCGAACGGCGAGATGGCTCGAGAGCCTTCCGGGCGGCATTGAATACCTCAAGGACGTTGTTCTCAATGATAAACTTGGAATAGCAGCAGAGATGGAGCGTCAAATGCAGGAGCTGGTTGACAGCTACTTCTGCGAATGGACCGAGACAGTCAGAAATCCCAAACGTCGCAAGTACTTCCAACAATTCGCCAACACTGACGAGACGGTCGAGAACGTGGAAATTGTTAAGGAGCGCGAGCAAGTGCGCCCGACTTACTGGCCCAAGGACGGAGCCAACGAAGACTTCAAGGGTCACCAATGGTCCAGCCTCTCGTGGCAGCCAGTTATCAAGGCTGACTACTTCTCCGACGGCCCACCCGCAATCTCGTCCGCCAATATCAAGCGCGGTGATACCCAATTGGCCATTTTCAAGGTCAAGGGCAAGTACTACGCTACACAACAAATGTGCCCTCACAAGCGAACCTTTGTCTTGTCCGACGGTCTGATTGGCGACGACGACAACGGCAAATACTGGGTATCGTGTCCGTACCACAAGCGGAACTTCGAACTCAACGGCGAGCAGGCTGGCCGTTGCCAAAACGATGAGGCGATGAATATTGCCACATTCCCAGTTGAGGAGCGGGAAGATGGCTGGATTTACATGAAACTTCCACcagttgaggagctggattccGTTCTTGGTACGGAAAAgtggaaggtgaagaagggtGAAGCTGTGGACCCGTTTGAGGCGTATGACAAGAAGTACAGCGGGATGAAAGGGAAGAGAGCCGGCGCCAAGGGAATTGAGGGCAGCAAGCCCACTCGGTCTCCTTCAAACACAATAGACTGGTAG
- the niaD gene encoding nitrate reductase niaD (transcript_id=CADANIAT00001643): MSTTVTQVRTGSIPKTLKTSQIRVEEQEITELDTADIPLPPPSKEPTEVLSLDKTTPDSHVPRDPRLIRLTGVHPFNVEPPLTALFQQGFLTPPELFYVRNHGPVPHVRDEDIPNWELRIEGLVEKPITLSFKQILQNYDQITAPITLVCAGNRRKEQNTVRKSKGFSWGSAALSTALFTGPMMADIIKSAKPLRRAKYVCMEGADNLPNGNYGTSIKLNWAMDPNRGIMLAHKMNGEDLRPDHGRPLRAVVPGQIGGRSVKWLKKLIITDAPSDNWYHIYDNRVLPTMVTPDMSSQNPSWWRDERYAIYDLNVNSAAVYPQHKETLDLAAARPFYTAKGYAYAGGGRRITRVEISLDKGKSWRLARIEYAEDKYRDFEGTLYGGRVDMAWREACFCWSFWSLDIPVSELASSDALLVRAMDEALSLQPKDMYWSVLGMMNNPWFRVKITNENGRLLFEHPTDITGSSGWMEQIKKAGGDLTNGNWGERQEGEEPVEAEPVVEVNMKKEGVTRIIDLEEFKKNSSDERPWFVVNGEVYDGTAFLEGHPGGAQSIISAAGTDASEEFLEIHSETAKKMMPDYHIGTLDKASLEALRKGNADTTDSSSDPRPTFLTPKAWTKATLTKKTSVSSDTHIFTLSLEHPSQALGLPTGQHLMLKTPDPKSSSSGSIIRSYTPISPSDQLGMVDILIKIYAETPSIPGGKMTTALDTLPLGSVIECKGPTGRFEYLDRGRVLISGKERFVKSFVMICGGTGITPVFQVLRAVMQDEQDETKCVMLDGNRLEEDILLKNELDEFEALAGKKEKCKIVHTLTKGSESWTGRRGRIDEELIRQHAGTPDRETMVLVCGPEAMEKASKKILLSLGWKEENLHYF, encoded by the exons ATGTCTACAACCGTCACACAAGTGCGGACGGGCTCCATACCCAAGACTCTCAAGACTTCCCAGATCAGGgtcgaagagcaagagatCACAGAGCTCGATACTGCAGATATTCCTTTACCTCCTCCTTCGAAAGAACCAACCGAGGTTCTAAGTCTAGATAAAACTACACCAGATAGCCATGTCCCCCGAGATCCCCGGCTGATCCGGCTCACTGGCGTTCACCCGTTCAATGTCGAGCCTCCATTGACAGCACTCTTTCAGCAAG GCTTCTTGACGCCTCCTGAGCTATTCTACGTCCGGAATCATGGCCCAGTGCCCCATGTTCGCGACGAGGACATTCCCAACTGGGAACTCCGCATTGAAGG ACTCGTTGAAAAGCCAATCACCCTCAGCTTCAAGCAGATCCTGCAGAACTATGATCAGATCACAGCTCCTATTACACTAGTATGTGCAGGCAACAGACGGAAAGAGCAAAACACAGTACGGAAATCGAAAGGCTTCTCATGGGGCTCGGCCGCTCTGTCTACTGCGCTCTTCACCGGGCCCATGATGGCCGATATCATAAAGAGCGCCAAGCCCCTGCGAAGAGCAAAGTATGTCTGCATGGAGGGTGCCGATAACTTG CCGAACGGAAATTACGGGACATCCATCAAACTCAACTGGGCCATGGACCCGAATAGAGGCATTATGCTCGCGCACAAGATGAACGGCGAAGACCTCAGACCAGACCACGGTCGTCCGCTGAGGGCCGTCGTACCGGGCCAGATTGGAGGGCGCAGTGTCaagtggctgaagaagcttatCATCACCGACGCGCCCAGCGATAACTGGTACCATATTTATGACAACAGGGTGCTACC TACAATGGTCACGCCAGATATGTCGTCCCAAAACCCGTCATGGTGGCGCGATGAACGCTACGCCATCTACGATCTGAACGTCAATTCCGCCGCCGTCTACCCCCAGCACAAGGAAACCCTGGATCTGGCCGCCGCGAGGCCGTTCTACACAGCAAAAGGGTATGCCTATGCAGGAGGCGGACGAAGAATAACCCGTGTCGAGATCTCGCTGGATAAGGGCAAAT CATGGCGCCTTGCGCGGATCGAATACGCCGAAGACAAATACCGCGACTTCGAAGGTACGCTCTATGGCGGCCGCGTCGACATGGCCTGGCGAGAagcctgcttctgctggtCCTTCTGGTCCCTCGACATTCCCGTCTCGGAACTCGCAAGCAGTGATGCCCTACTCGTCCGCGCAATGGACGAAGCACTTAGTCTCCAACCAAAGGATATGTACTGGTCTGTCCTTGGTATGATGAACAACCCTTGGTTCCGGGTCAAGATCACCAACGAGAATGGGCGGTTGCTCTTCGAGCATCCGACTGATATCACTGGCTCGAGCGGGTGGATGGAACAAATCAAGAAAGCAGGAGGCGACTTGACGAATGGGAACTGGGGCGAGAGGCAGGAGGGTGAGGAGCCTGTTGAAGCGGAGCCCGTGGTGGAGGTCAATATGAAGAAAGAGGGCGTGACGAGGATCATTGATCTAGAGGAGTTCAAAAAGAACTCGTCGGACGAGAGGCCCTGGTTCGTCGTTAACGGGGAGGTATATGATGGCACAGCATTCCTAGAGGGACACCCCGGCGGAGCTCAGAGTATCATCTCGGCTGCTGGAACGGATGCTTCTGAGGAGTTCCTCGAAATCC ACAGCGAAACCGCCAAAAAGATGATGCCAGACTACCATATCGGCACCCTCGACAAAGCCTCGCTCGAAGCCCTTAGAAAGGGCAACGCAGACACAACAGACTCATCCAGCGATCCCCGCCCTACTTTCCTTACCCCCAAAGCCTGGACAAAAGCTACTCTGACGAAGAAAACATCTGTCTCCTCCGACACGCACATTTTCACTCTCTCCCTTGAGCACCCATCCCAAGCCCTCGGCCTTCCAACGGGCCAGCACCTGATGCTCAAAACCCCCGACCCAAAGTCCTCGAGCTCAGGCAGCATTATCCGCTCGTACACCCCGATATCACCATCCGATCAGCTGGGAATGGTCGACATTCTCATCAAAATCTACGCCGAGACACCCAGCATCCCCGGCGGCAAGATGACCACAGCCCTAGATACCCTGCCGCTCGGTTCCGTCATCGAATGCAAGGGTCCTACTGGGCGTTTCGAGTATCTAGACCGCGGAAGGGTCCTCATTAGCGGAAAGGAAAGATTTGTCAAGTCTTTCGTCATGATCTGTGGCGGGACGGGCATCACGCCTGTCTTCCAAGTCCTTAGGGCTGTTATGCAAGATGAACAAGATGAAACGAAATGTGTCATGCTTGATGGAAACCGGCTAGAGGAAGACATTTTGCTGAAGAACGAGCTAGACGAATTCGAGGCTTTGGccgggaagaaagagaagtgCAAAATTGTGCATACACTGACGAAGGGGAGTGAAAGTTGGACTGGGCGGAGGGGACGTATTGATGAAGAATTGATTAGGCAGCATGCCGGGACACCGGATAGAGAGACCATGGTTTTGGTTTGCGGGCCTGAGGCGATGGAGAAGGCTTCAAAGAAGATCCTACTGTCGttgggatggaaagaggagaaCCTTCATTACTTCTAG
- a CDS encoding protein gcpF (transcript_id=CADANIAT00001644) has protein sequence MDYQDYGADPFSSDGLWRISKFTLDSLQPLESLPWDEKLPDISEGFFKTPFHLLEKEDTELHKLDIFGADLFEPSVFAESTTDASSEGQQETNARAQDIGNEFDNIWKIETIDSLQHNNAPRSWERYHDRQFKEPASAYFSESGATGFDAAIELHSKPEDAGYSKRTVRNDVFFQSLFRVGLGWSSMLFRFNKQRQKFEKVVKDIRISGVSTLALSGIIDEMLQCGNNMQRVRTFIGRVPTAAAEPSALSAFSTAASVIVYTLEKQLLHSFKQISSVLQIRALFQRCAELIGVLVNMMDAVETAGSEARIISSVFKLAAHYAQIYGQMESLFREIVFKVAQPWLTYVETWIGFRPETSASIELLTNGRSFVSLEKSESNGKISSQERHEYAYLPEQMPSFVPPDQAYLIYESGRSLRLLKRYHPHHPLAGEQVRIDSPKLACAGTWAELERIQMKARDYEARLRAEVLKYNRNGPSEHVMNIEKPNTIESKELPDAFSLFDINDAQHMTGLLASDASLEKAKLGQLLNEADHDIEKQSGKLETNFAPEVTSSLYLSLAPLLSSQALLIDFSCLHLLFKEHNLKDHLLLQWRFQLLGDGYFMSRLSQSLFDPEMESGERKIGVVRSGVHTGLRLGSRDTWPPASSELRLVLMGILNECYSGEYADGSGNPEFEKEKELPGGLSFSIRELTEAEIAKCKNPNAIEALDFLCLQYKPSNVLEVIITQRSLRKYDQLFKQLLRLLRMVSVVKGLIRDSTARNSLSGDTHNLLQKFRIDSQHFILALSDYFFHLAVGSTWQRFRDTLSQIEACLDRGDIDATIEAAHSIPTLRAYHENTLDQMLFALFLTKRQAEVARLLEGIFDTILRFAPLSRKDGTHGVRHESEAMVKRLYAVFRKQMAAFVGYLRSLDGARGAVASSSKALGTGRAGMAFAARGGSANVFDHLLVRLDMKRYY, from the exons ATGGATTATCAAGACTATGGCGCGGACCCGTTCTCCAGCGATGGGCTATGGCGTATCTCCAAGTTCACTCTGGATTCACTACAACCGCTGGAGTCTTTACCCTGGGACGAGAAGCTCCCTG ACATCTCGGAGGGCTTTTTCAAGACCCCATTCCATCTTCTTGAGAAGGAAGACACGGAATTGCACAAGTTAGACATTTTCGGAGCCGACCTCTTCGAACCGAGCGTGTTTGCAGAGTCGACAACAGATGCGTCAAGTGAAGGTCAACAGGAAACAAACGCTAGAGCACAAGATATTGGTAACGAGTTCGATAATATTTGGAAGATTGAGACTATCGACTCGCTGCAACATAACAATGCACCTAGATCGTGGGAGAGATATCATGACCGACAGTTCAAAGAGCCTGCTTCAGCATACTTCAGTGAGTCTGGAGCTACAGGCTTCGACGCTGCAATTGAGCTCCACAGCAAGCCTGAAGACGCCGGTTATTCAAAACGTACAGTGCGCAACGACGTTTTCTTTCAGTCATTATTTCGGGTCGGTTTAGGGTGGAGCTCCATGCTCTTTCGCTTCAACAAGCAACGACAGAAGTTTGAAaaggttgtcaaggatatcCGCATATCGGGCGTCAGCACTCTTGCGCTTAGCGGCATAATAGACGAGATGCTACAATGCGGAAATAACATGCAGCGCGTTCGCACATTCATCGGGAGGGTGCcaactgctgcagcagagcCATCGGCACTATCAGCATTTTCCACTGCTGCATCAGTGATTGTTTACACCTTGGAAAAGCAATTGCTCCACAGCTTCAAGCAAATTAGCTCAGTCCTTCAGATTAGAGCTCTGTTCCAGCGATGTGCTGAGCTGATAGGAGTTCTAGTGAACATGATGGATGCTGTGGAGACGGCCGGCTCAGAAGCTCGGATAATCTCCTCTGTGTTCAAGTTGGCAGCACACTATGCCCAAATTTATGGACAAATGGAAAGTCTTTTTCGCGAGATTGTTTTCAAGGTCGCACAGCCGTGGCTTACTTATGTGGAAACTTGGATCGGTTTTCGTCCAGAGACGTCGGCGTCCATTGAATTATTGACCAATGGTAGGAGCTTCGTTTCCCTTGAGAAGAGTGAAAGCAATGGCAAGATTTCGTCTCAGGAACGGCACGAGTACGCGTATCTTCCAGAGCAGATGCCGTCCTTCGTTCCTCCCGATCAGGCATACTTGATATATGAGAGCGGTCGCAGCCTCCGGCTGCTGAAACGGTATCACCCGCATCATCCCCTCGCAGGTGAACAAGTACGCATCGACAGCCCGAAACTTGCTTGTGCTGGCACCTGGGCTGAATTGGAAAGAATACAAATGAAGGCCCGTGACTACGAAGCCAGACTCCGAGCGGAAGTCCTCAAGTACAATCGGAATGGACCTTCTGAACACGTAATGAACATAGAGAAGCCTAATACCATCGAGTCCAAAGAGCTTCCGGATGCTTTTAGTCTTTTTGACATTAATGACGCTCAACATATGACTGGCTTACTTGCCAGCGATGCCTCCCTGGAAAAGGCAAAACTGGGCCAGCTTCTGAACGAGGCTGATCATGATATTGAGAAACAGTCTGGAAAGCTTGAGACTAACTTCGCCCCCGAAGTAACGTCTTCGCTTTATCTTTCTCTTGCGCCTTTACTCTCATCGCAAGCTCTACTAATTGATTTCTCTTGTCTCCATCTGCTTTTCAAGGAACACAATTTGAAAGATCACTTGTTGCTGCAATGGCGCTTCCAACTGCTTGGTGATGGCTATTTTATGTCTCGCCTTTCCCAGTCACTCTTCGACCCTGAAATGGAAAGTGGAGAACGAAAGATCGGTGTCGTACGAAGTGGTGTCCACACCGGTCTACGCCTGGGTAGTAGAGATACTTGGCCCCCAGCAAGCTCAGAACTCCGCCTAGTTCTGATGGGAATCCTCAACGAATGTTATAGTGGCGAATATGCGGATGGCTCCGGGAACCCTGAAtttgagaaagagaaggaactccCTGGAGGACTGAGTTTCTCAATACGCGAATTAACAGAGGCAGAAATTGCCAAGTGCAAGAACCCCAACGCCATCGAAGCTCTGgacttcctctgcctccaaTACAAACCATCAAACGTCCTAGAAGTTATCATCACCCAACGCTCCCTAAGGAAGTACGACCAACTCTTCAAAcaacttctccgcctcctccgcaTGGTTTCGGTCGTTAAGGGCCTCATCCGTGATTCAACAGCCAGAAATTCCCTCTCAGGGGACACCCATAATTTACTCCAGAAATTCCGTATAGACAGCCAGcacttcatcctcgccctcagcgACTACTTCTTCCATCTCGCCGTCGGTTCCACATGGCAGCGCTTCCGGGATACCCTCTCTCAAATCGAGGCATGCCTAGACCGCGGCGATATCGACGCAACCATCGAAGCAGCCCATTCCATTCCTACACTGCGAGCGTACCACGAGAACACCCTAGACCAGATGCTCTTCGCGCTCTTTCTGACTAAACGGCAGGCTGAAGTTGCGAGGCTGCTAGAAGGGATATTTGACACGATTCTGAGGTTTGCGCCTCTGTCGCGCAAGGATGGGACACATGGCGTGAGGCACGAGAGTGAAGCCATGGTCAAGCGGTTGTATGCAGTGTTTAGGAAGCAAATGGCCGCTTTTGTTGGGTATTTGCGTAGCCTAGATGGTGCCAGGGGGGCGGTGGCATCGTCATCAAAGGCATTGGGTACCGGAAGGGCCGGGATGGCTTTCGCGGCGAGAGGTGGATCTGCGAATGTGTTTGATCATCTTCTGGTAAGGTTGGATATGAAGAGGTATTACTAG
- a CDS encoding EAF7 family protein (transcript_id=CADANIAT00001645) has translation MHKHFRMVAISEFMKSQGYAPSHAEHTRIPGIWKKLGTLYNLPALDEREDSLITDVSDDVDGREVYCPFELPEDEYGDLMFERRLAMEGSPSPAPSGHPESRRGSTVADTDEPRSSPVPTRGRKPGRGRPAGRGTRSSRLQVKVESRQESSEIEDEDAESEEENEESEEESSDAKDESEEEDADGDTGSSPNGRSTRARTTTSRRGRRRGGGASRRGRRRQN, from the exons ATGCACAAGCATTTTCGAATGGTCGCCATATCGGAATTCATGAAAAGCCAGGGCTATGCGCCTTCGCATGCCGAACACACGCGAATACCGGGAATATGGAAAAAGTTAGGGACATTATACAATCTGCCAGCGCTTGATGAGAGG GAAGACTCTCTCATAACGGACGTTTCCGATGACGTCGACGGGAGGGAAGTATATTGTCCATTCGAACTTCCCGAGGATGAATACGGCGATTTGATGTTCGAAAGAAGGCTAGCAATGGAAGGATCGCCGTCTCCCGCTCCTAGTGGTCATCCAGAGTCGAGGAGAGGTAGCACCGTAGCTGACACAGACG AGCCGCGCTCATCACCAGTTCCCactcgaggaagaaagccCGGCCGCGGCCGTCCCGCTGGACGGGGCACGCGGTCATCGCGTCTCCAAGTCAAGGTCGAGTCCCGGCAGGAAAGCTCCGAAatagaagacgaagatgcgGAAtcggaggaagagaatgaagagagcgaagaggagTCCAGCGACGCAAAGGATGaaagcgaggaggaggatgcagaTGGGGATACTGGCAGCTCGCCAAATGGCCGGAGCACGCGGGCTCGAACAACTACATCCAGGCGAGGGCGTCgaagaggaggcggcgcCTCAAGAAGGGGTCGACGGCGACAGAATTGA
- a CDS encoding isocitrate dehydrogenase (NAD(+)) IDH2 (transcript_id=CADANIAT00001646), which produces MFAARNFATPARQCLRSTRVAPNLASTRLQFRCYSAAADERVAKFKGQKDTDGKYTVTLIEGDGIGPEISQSVKDIFSAANAPIKWESVDVTPILKDGKTAIPDAAIDSVRKNYVALKGPLATPVGKGHVSLNLTLRRTFNLFANLRPCRSVAGYKTPYDNVDTVLIRENTEGEYSGIEHVVVDGVVQSIKLITREASERVLRFAFQYARSINKKKVRVVHKATIMKMSDGLFLNTAREVAKDFPDVEFDAELLDNSCLKITTDPTPYNDKVLVMPNLYGDILSDMCAGLIGGLGLTPSGNIGDECSIFEAVHGSAPDIAGKGLANPTALLLSSIMMLQHMGLNEHASRIQKAIFDTLAEGKTLTGDLGGKAKTHEYADAIIKRL; this is translated from the exons ATGTTTGCTGCCAGAAACTTCGCTACCCCTGCCCGCCAATGCCTGCGCTCAACGCGTGTGGCCCCCAATCTTGCATCTACTCGTCTGCAG TTTCGCTGCTATTCCGCCGCTGCCGACGAGCGGGTTGCTAAGTTCAAGGGACAGAAGGACACTGAT GGAAAATACACGGTCACTTTGATCGAGGGTGATGGCATTGGACCCGAGATTTCCCAGTCtgtcaaggatatcttctCCGCCGCAAAC GCCCCTATCAAGTGGGAATCCGTTGATGTCACCCCTATTCtcaaggatggaaagaccGCCATCCCCGATGCTGCGATTGACAGTGTCCGCAAGAACTACGTCGCGCTCAAGGGTCCCCTTGCC ACTCCCGTTGGAAAGGGCCACGTTTCCCTGAACCTTACCCTTCGTCGTaccttcaacctcttcgCCAACCTGCGTCCTTGCCGGTCGGTCGCTGGTTACAAGACCCCCTACGACAATGTCGACACCGTCCTGATCCGTGAGAACACCGAGGGTGAATACTCCGGAATTGAGCACGTCGTCGTTGACGGCGTTGTCCAGAGCATCAAGCTCATTACTCGGGAGGCTTCCGAGCGTGTTCTGCGCTTCGCTTTCCAGTATGCTCGCTCtatcaacaagaagaaggtccGTGTCGTGCACAAGGCGACCATCATGAAGATGTCCGACGGTCTTTTCCTCAACACTGCCCGTGAAGTCGCTAAGGACTTCCCCGATGTCGAGTTCGATGCGGAGCTGCTGGACAACTCTTGCCTGAAGATCACGACTGACCCTACCCCCTACAACGACAAGGTCCTCGTCATGCCCAACCTGTACGGTGACATTCTTTCCGACATGTGCGCCGGTCTGATTGGTGGTCTTGGTCTGACCCCATCCGGTAACATTGGTGACGAGTGCTCGATCTTCGAGGCTGTCCACGGTTCTGCTCCCGACATTGCTGGCAAGGGTCTTGCCAACCCCACTGCTCTGCTCCTCAGCTCCATCATGATGCTGCAGCACATGGGTCTCAACGAGCACGCTAGCCGCATCCAGAAGGCCATCTTCGACACTCTCGCTGAGGGCAAG ACTCTCACTGGTGACCTTGGTGGTAAGGCCAAGACTCACGAGTATGCTGACGCCATCATCAAGCGCCTGTAA